The proteins below come from a single Oerskovia jenensis genomic window:
- a CDS encoding DNA-methyltransferase, which translates to MTTPYYQDEHVTLWHGDCRELALTADVVVTDPPYGDTSLTWDIWPDGWVEHVTARLPAAASLWCFGSMRMHLTHRTEFDAWTYGQEIVWEKHNGSGFSADRFKRVHEIAMHWYRGPWTNVYKDPQFTNDATARTIRRKTRPTHTGNIDDTAYTSVDGGPKLMRSVQYVRSMHGRAIHPTEKPTGILEPLIRYSCPPGATVLDPFAGSGSTLAAAAATGRKAIGVEIDERYCEAAAQRLSQGVLDLGVTP; encoded by the coding sequence ATGACCACCCCGTACTACCAGGATGAGCACGTCACCCTCTGGCACGGAGACTGCCGCGAACTCGCCCTGACCGCAGACGTCGTCGTTACGGACCCGCCCTACGGCGATACCAGCCTGACCTGGGACATCTGGCCCGACGGCTGGGTCGAGCATGTCACCGCACGCCTCCCCGCCGCGGCGTCGCTCTGGTGCTTCGGGTCCATGCGCATGCACCTCACCCACCGGACCGAGTTCGACGCCTGGACCTACGGCCAAGAGATCGTCTGGGAGAAGCACAACGGCTCCGGATTCAGCGCCGACCGCTTCAAGCGCGTCCACGAGATCGCCATGCACTGGTACCGCGGCCCCTGGACCAACGTCTACAAGGACCCCCAGTTCACCAACGACGCCACCGCCCGCACAATCCGCCGCAAGACCCGACCCACCCACACCGGAAACATCGACGACACCGCCTACACCAGCGTCGACGGAGGCCCGAAGCTCATGCGCTCCGTCCAGTACGTGCGGTCCATGCACGGGCGCGCGATCCACCCCACCGAGAAGCCCACCGGCATCCTCGAGCCCCTCATCCGCTACTCGTGCCCACCAGGCGCCACCGTCCTCGACCCGTTCGCCGGCTCCGGCTCAACCCTCGCCGCCGCAGCAGCCACCGGCCGCAAGGCAATCGGCGTCGAGATCGACGAACGCTACTGCGAAGCCGCCGCCCAACGCCTCAGCCAGGGCGTCCTCGACCTAGGAGTGACCCCGTGA
- a CDS encoding WhiB family transcriptional regulator, protein MSVRRAMFVPPLATPTSQREPEDWRLDSACRDEDSELFFHPEGESGDAKRSRISAAKAVCGRCTVSLICLEKAVAKGEAYGVFGNTTPEERHPLIVAARAERRAAQVVAS, encoded by the coding sequence ATGAGCGTCCGCCGAGCGATGTTCGTCCCACCACTCGCCACCCCGACCTCGCAGCGCGAGCCCGAGGACTGGCGCCTCGACTCCGCATGCCGCGACGAGGACTCCGAACTGTTCTTCCACCCCGAGGGCGAGTCCGGGGACGCGAAGCGGAGCCGCATCTCCGCCGCGAAGGCCGTGTGCGGCCGGTGCACCGTCTCTCTCATCTGCTTGGAGAAGGCCGTCGCCAAGGGCGAGGCCTACGGCGTCTTCGGCAACACCACGCCCGAGGAGCGGCACCCGCTCATTGTCGCCGCACGCGCCGAGCGCCGAGCAGCACAAGTGGTGGCCTCGTGA